The following is a genomic window from Euzebya rosea.
GACCAGCACCACCGCGTCGGCGTCCAGGCCCGCACGGAGCACCGCCACCTTGGCGGTGAAGCCCGACAGGGGAGGGATGCCGGCCAGGCTGAGGGCCGGCACGGCGAAGGCCGCCGCGAGCAGCGGCGTCGACGTCATCAGCCCGCCGGTCCGCTCCAGCCGTCCGCTCCCGATCCGCTGCTCGACGGTGCCGGCCACGAGGAACAGCGCGGACTTCACCAGGATGTGGTGGACGACGTAGAAGACGGTGGCCGCAAGTCCCGCGGCGGTCGAGAGGGCCAGCCCGAACAGCATGTAGCCGATCTGGCTGGTGATGTGGAAGCCGAGGATGCGCCGGATGTCGGTCTGCGCCAGCGCACCGACGACACCCGCGAACATGGTCGTGCCGGCCAGGACGGGCAGCAGCCAGCCCAGCCCCTCGGGCACGAGGCCGAGCAACGACTCGCCGCGGACCATCGCGTAGACCCCGAGCTTGGTCAGCAGGCCGGCGAGGAGGGCAGCCACCGGCACCGACGCCCGGGCGTAGGCGTCGGGCAGCCAGCCGAGGAACGGGAACGCCGCCGCCTTGGTCGCGAAGACCGTCAGCAGCAGCAGGCCGATGGCGTCCCCCGAGGCACCCAGCCCCGGCCACACCTCCGCCAGGAGGGTCAGGTTGACCGTTCCGGCCGTGGCGTACGTGGCCGCGACCGCGATCAGGAACAGGGTGCTGACCACCACGTTGGCGATGACGTAGGGCCGGGCGGCACGCAGGGTCGCCCCGGACGCCGGCCCCATCAGCAGCACGTAGCTGGCGACGAGCGAGACCTCGAAGCCCACGAACAGGGTGAACAGGTCACCGGTGAGCAGGCTGAGCGCCACCCCGGCGGCGAGCACGAGGTGGGCGGTGTGGTAGTGCGGCCAGCGCTGCTCGACCTCCGAGGCCACCATCGCGTGCACGTGGGTGGCCAGGACGACGAGGGCCGAGACGACCAGGATCAGGCAGGCGAGGAGGTCGGCGACGAGGGTGATGCCGACGGGCAGCCCCCAGCCGCCGACGTCGACGACCTGCGGACCGTCCGAGGCGACCAGCGCGAGCAGCGCGACGCTGGCCACCGTCATCCCGAGGGACCCGAGGAGGCCGACCGTGCGGGCCGCCCGCCGGCGACGGCCGACGGCAAGTGCGAGCCCGGCCAGCAGCAGCGGCCAGACGATCGGAAGGGCAACGATGGTCACGAACGCTCCTCGGGACCGGCGGTGTCGTCGGAGGGTGACCCCGGTCCGCCGGTCGGGGTGTCGAACATCTGGTGGGCGAGCGCCAGCACGAGCGTGACGACCGCGAAGGAGATGACGATCGCGGTCAGCGCGAACGCCTGCGGCAGGGGATCGGCGACGTCAGCGGCGACGACGCCGTCCGTGCCGATCAGCGGTGCGGATCCGGGCAGGCGCGGCGACAGCAGCACGAGCACGGCCCCGTGTCCGAGCAGCACGGTGCCCAGCGCGATGCGGAACAGGTCGCGGTCCATCACCAGCCAGGCCCCCAGGCCCACGGTGACCGCGATGGCGAGCAGCAGCGGCAGCGTCATCGCGCAACCTCCCGAACGCGGTCCAGGACCGCCGCGGCGAACCCGACGACGACGAGGAAGACGCCGACGTCGAAGACGAGCACGGTGGTCAGCTTGGCCTTGCCCAGCCACCCCAGCGGCACGGTGATGCCGCTGGCCGTCAGCAGCGGCGCGCTGGTCAGGGCCGGCCACAACGCCACCGCGGCGACGAGCAGCAGGCCGATCGCGACCAGCATCTCGCTGGGGGGCAGCCACCGGCGCAGGGCACGACGGGGGTCGGTCTCGTGGGCGATCGCGTCCACGGCGAGCGCCCCCGCGACGACGAGGGCTGCGACGAACCCGCCACCCGGCTCGTCGTGACCGACCAGCAGCAGGTGCAGGGCGAACAGCAGGACCAGGGGGATGACGGTGTCGATGGCCCAGCGCAGGACCGGATCGTCGGAACGCATCTCAGCGCACCTCCAGGGAACGGTCGGGGGTCAGGAGTCGGTCGGGGGTCAGCAACCGCAGGACGCCCAGCGCGGCGACGCCGACGACGGTGATCTCGCCGAGGGTGTCGAGGGCGCGCACGTCGGTCAGGACGACGTTGACGATGTTGCGGCCACCGCCGTCGGGCACGGCCCGGTCGGCGACGCGCTGACCGACGTCGCTGATCCGCTGGCCGCTGCTGACGGCCAGGGACAGGGCTGCGGCGCCGAGGCCGGAGGCCACGGCGACCGCCCCGCGCAGGGTCAACCCGACGGTGCGCCCGCGATCGCGTCGGCTGGGCGTGGCCGGGGCACGTCGCAACGCCAGGAGGAAGGCCAGGACGACGACGGTCTCGACGAGGGCCTGGGTCAGGGCCAGGTCGGGGGCACCGATGCGGACGAACCAGCCGACCATGGCGAACCCGACGACCCCGACGGAGAGCACTGCGGAGAAGCGTTGCGGGGTCACCACGGCCACGACCGCACCGGCCAGCACGGCCAGCATCGCCGCCCAGACGGCCGGGTCCTCACCGAGCTCGATCCCGGGCAGGGCGGCGGTGTCGGTGAGGGTGGGGGCCAGCGTGGCGAGGCCGGCGGCGAGCAGCAGGATCCCGACCGTCCGGTCGCTGGCCGTGGGGCGGAGCACGACCTCCAGCCCGCGGCCGAGGCGGGCGGGCAGCTCCAGCAACGCACCGACGACGTCGACCGGCGGGGTGGTGCCGGGGGCAACCTCCCGGTCGTCCAGGCGTCCGACGACGGTCGCGAGGGCCACACCCGCCAGCAGGGAGGCCACGGACAGGCCGAGGGCGGGCACGAACCCGGGCCACAGGACCAGGTGGGCATCGCCGGCGGCCGACGACACCGCCACCGCGGCGGCGTTGGCGACCGCATCACCCAGCGGCCAGATGGTGCCGAGGAGGGCCACCAGGGCGACCAGCGCGACGGGACCCGCAACCATGCCCGTCGACACCCGGTCGATGGCCACGGTCGTGGTGGGTCGTGACCAGAGCATCACGGCCACGCGCCAAGCGTATGCGGCGCTCAGGGCGGAGCCGGCGACCAGCACCCATGCCCGGACCGGATCACCGGACAGCAGCCCGGCGAGGGCCGCTTCCTTCGCGACGAAGCCGTAGGTCGGGGCCATCCCGGCCAGGGATGCAACCGCCACCGTGACGGTGACCCCGACGACGGGCCAGCGCCGACCGAGGCCGACCAGGGCGTCCAGTCGTCGGGTCCCCGTGGCGGCGTCGATCGTGCCGACCGACAGGAACAGGGCGGACTTGGCCAGCGCGTGGGCGACGACGAGCCCGGTGCCGCCGAGCAGCGCCTTGGGGACCGGTGCGCTGACGACCAGCACGAGCATGCCGAGCTGGCTGATGGTCGACCAGGCGAACAACGCCTTCAGGTCCTGGGCGCGGAGGGCTCGCCAGCCACCGAGCAGCAGGCTGGCCGCCGACACCACGACGATCGCGGTGTCCCACAGGGCCACACCGGCCAGCAGCGGTGCCATGCGCAGGGCCAGGTACACGCCGGCCTTGACCATGGTCGCGGAGTGGAGGAATGCGCTGACCGGGGCCGGGGCGGCCATGGCGCCGGGCAGCCACCGATGCAGCGGCCACTGGGCGGACTTCGTCGCGACGGCGAGCAGGACCAGCGCGCCGACAACCGTGGCCTCGGTGCCGGCCACGCCCGCCGCGAGGACGCCGGACAGGGTCTGCTCGCCGGTGTGCTGGACCAGGACCAGGATCGCCACCAGCAGGGCCAGGCCGCCGGCACCCGTCACGAACAGGGCCCGGCGGGCCGCCTCGCGCGCGTACGCGGCGGTGTGCGTCGTGCCGATCAGCAGGAAGGACACGACGCTGGTGACCTCCCACGCGAGGTACAGCAGCAGCAGGTCGTCGGCAGTCACGAGGATCGCCATCGCCGCCGCGAACACCACGAGCAGGCCCTGCACACGGCGACGGTGCAGGGCGGGGACCGATGCCCGGGTGTGGGCGAGCACGGGGATGCCGACGACGACGATCAGCCCCAGCATCACCCTCGCGAGGCCGTCGACGGCCAGGTCGAGGCCGATGGTCATGCGCGGATCTCTCCCGGCTGCTCGATGTCGAGGTCGCCCGGTCGGCGGAGGGACGCAGAGAACAGGTCCTCGCGGGTCAGGGCCCGCGGTGGCTCGCTGCCGAGCACGACCCAGGTCTCACCGGCCAGGATCGGTCGCGGCAGCCGGTCGATCGGCACGTCGGGCGCCACGGCGGCCACGCGGGTGGCCATGGCGGCCACGTCGACCTCGCCGGTGGTCGCCAGGGCGCGCCGGACGACACGTTCGGTGGCGACCAGCCGCCAGCCGTCGTCGGCCAGCACCAGCGCGGTGGTCGCGTCGACGGGGGCGAGCCGCCGCAGGACCTCGCGTGCGGTCGCCCGGACGGGCAGCAGCGGGAGGTCACGGGCGCTGTGGCCCACGGGGACCGCACCGACGCTGGCCAGCTCGCCCAGGCACAGGTGACGGCTGAGCAGCACGAAGGTGGCGATCAGGGCCAGCAGCATCACGACGATGGCGGCATCGGTGCCCTCGCGCAGCAGGAACAGGCAGGGAAGGACCAGCAGGGCGCTGGCCGCGGCGCCCCAGCCGGCACGGCTGGCGCGGACCGCTGCAGGGGTCGAGGAGGGGGTGATCCGTCGCACTCCACGATGGTCGCGAGGGGGCGCAGTTCCGGCCTACCCTCACTCCGGTAACTTCCCCTACCTGCCGTCGGGGCCGGGGGGTGGATCGACCAGTCCGAGGCGCAGCCCCAGCGCAACGGCCTCCAGGCGGGACCCCGCGTCGAGGCGGCCCATGAGGTTGCGAACGTGGGTCTGCACGGTGGCGGGGGAGAGGACCAGCTCCGCGGCGATGGCCTCGTTGCCCAGTCCGTGGACCAGCAGCTGCAGGATCTCCAGCTCCCGGGGGGTCAGCCGTTCGGCGAGCAACCGACCCTCCCACCGCTGTTCGCGGTCCTTCGCGAGGGCCTGCAGCCGACGGGAGGTGTCCGCCGCCGACAGCACGGTCTCGCCGTGTCCGACCCGCCGGATCACATCCAGCACCTCGGGCATCGGCGTGGACTTGTGCAGCACGGCCGATGCGCCGGCCTCGATGGCTCGTCCCAGCTCGCGGTCGTCGGTCAGGCCGGTCAGGACGACACACGCCGGGGGCTGGCCCGTGGGTTCGTTGACCCGCGCGCGCACCCGGGCGATCACGTCGATGCCGTCGCCGCCGGGCAGGTCGAGGTCGACCACCACCACGTCGGCGGGTGGCAGGGCGTCGACCAGCGGGTCGTCGGCCTCGGCGATCTCCGCGGCCACGACCAGGTCCTCCTGCATGCCGATGACGGCGGCGAGGGCCTGCCGCAGGCTGGTGTGGTCCTCCACGAGGACGATGCGGAGCGTCACTGGACCACCAGCTCGATGCGGACACGGGCGCCCGGCTGGTCGGGGTCCTCGAAGGCGATCGATCCGTCGTGGGCGGTCATGATGCGGCGGGACAGGTACAGCCCGAGCCCGGTGCCCTCGCTCGTCGTGGCGTCCGCCCCGCGGACCCACGGCTGGAACAGCTGCTCGGGATCGACGCCCGCCAGCCCCGGCCCGGCGTCGGTCACGACGATGACGTACCGCCCTCCGTCACGCCGTCCGCTGATGTGCAGCAGGGATCCCGCTGGGGCGTGGCGTGCGGCGTTGGCCACGACGTTGCGCAGCACCTGCCCCAGGCGGACCGGGTCGGCCAGGACCCTCGCGGGCGCCGCGTCGACGACGGCGTGCAGCGCCTCGGGCATGCTGCGGGCGAACGACGCCGCCTCGTCCAGCAGGGGCACGATGGCCACGGGCCGCTGCTGCACGCTGAACTCCGCGTCGTCGAGGCGTCGCAGCTCCTCCATCCTGCGTACCAGCACCGCGAGCCGGGCTGCTTCGTCCCGGACGGCCATCACGGGATCGTGCAACGACGCCGGGGCCTTCGCCTCCAGCACGTGGGCCTGGGCGTTGATCGCGGCGACGGGCGAGGTCAGCTCGTGGGTGATCACCGACACGAAGGCGGCCTCGCGTTCCCGTGCGGCACGCACCTCCTGCAGCACTCGTCCGCTGGAGCGCAGGTCCTCGCGGAGCAGGCCGACTGCGCGGTCCCGCTGCTGCAGGAGGTTGCGGACCTGAAGGCCGACGCCGACCAGCAGCAGGGCCGACAACCCGAGGCTGAGCACGTCCGTGGACGTGACCACCGGCCCGAGCGCCGCGGGGAACAGCGCGTCGTGGACCTGGGCGAAGGCACCGACGACGAGGGCGAGGGAGAACCAGCGGTCGAGCGGGTCACCGGTCGTGGCGGCGTGGTCGCTCGCCGCCAGGGCCCCCCAGGCGAACAGCCCGGCCGGCACGATCTCCAGCAGGTAGTGCAGGGGCTGCGGGGTGACGGTCCCGTCGCTGGCGACCTCCAGCGGCACGAACGGGTCGGACAGGCTGATCGCGATCTCCACGACCAGGACCGACACGACGGCCACCAGCACCGCCGGGGCAACCCTGCCGGGTCGTGCCCGCAGGGCTGCGGCGGTCAGGAGCAGGCCCGCGATGTACCGGCCGACCAGCCACGGGTAGTAGCTGCCGATCAGGTCGGGGGGCCGGTCCAGCAACGACGGGGCGATGCCGAACACGATGGTCGCCAGGCACTGCACGACGAGGGCCGCGACGAACGCGTCGCGTCCGGTCGGCAGGCCGGATCGTTCCAGCAGCGCCATGAGCATCGCGGCGCCGGCCATCACCGAGACCATCACGACCTCCAGCGCCAGCCGGACCGACCCGCTCGTGACGGCGATGCGCAGGTCGGGGATCGCCACCGTCAGCAGCAGGTGCACGGCCAGCGCGGCCGACAGCCACAGCAGCGGTCGGAACGTCTCGCGGCCGATGGTCACGCCGTCATCCGGGGACGTTGACGGTGACGACCCGTACGGGGATGACTCCGGCGCCCAGGGGGGCGATGGCGTTGAACACCGCCGCGGACAGGTCGAAGCGGCGGCCGGCCCACTCCGCGGGTCCCCAGTCGGTGACGGTTGCCTCCACCGTCAGGCCCGTGGGACCGGTGATCCGCACGACGGTGCCGCAGCGGAGCTCACGGGTCGCCAGAGTCGGGCCGTTCTGGTCGTAGATGCCCCCGCACGCGGTGGTCAGCCCGTGGAAACCCGGGCCGTACCAGCTGGCCAGCCCGGTCAGCTCGGTGCCTGCCGGCAGGGCCGGCAGGTTCCTGGGGTTGATGCGCAGCCGGCCGGGGGTGTGCGGCGGCAGGACGTAGCGGGTCGTCACGTCGACCGTGGGTGCTGGGGTGGCCGTCGGTGACGGGCTGGCCGTCGGGTCGGGCGTGGCCGACGGGGTGGCGGTCGGTGTCGGTGTCGCGGTGGTCTCCGGCGGCTCGCCCAGCCACACCTCGACCGTGCCGCTGGGCGGCGGTGGGTCACCCGGGCCCGGGAACTGGCGGGTGACCGGCTGGGTCCGGTCCAGCGGCACCAGCCGCATGTCGAGCCCTGCCTCGCCCAGGGCGGCATCGGCTCGCACGGCCGACATGCCGATCACGTCGGGTGTGCGCAGCGCCACGATCCCGGCGTCGTCGGTGTAGCGGGACAGCACCTCGGCCCGCGTGCGCGCCCCCGCGTCGTCAACGGCGGCCGCGGTCGTGGGAACGGCTCCGGTCGACGCACAGGCGGTCACGGTCAGGGCCATGACGGCCGTCACGAAGGCTGCGCGCATCAGCGCCACGGTAGAGCAGCACACCCGGGATCACCCGAGAACCCCCCACGCAGGACACCCGCCAGGCCCACGCGGAACACCGCCAAGCCCACGCGGAACACCCGCTTGGCTCGTCCCCCGTTAGAACGAGTCATGCGGGTGTTCCCCGCGGCCGTTCGCGCCGGTCGCGGTCGTCGTCCGGAGAAACCGGTCGTACGAAGGAGGAGTGGCGCGGGGGGTGTGTCGAAATACATACGGAGCGAAGTTTTCTTTACCCTGCGGGGGGCGTCGGGCCACGCTGTGCCTCGATCGCCACGATCCAGCGGAAGTCACGTCATGTCCGAGGTCAGACAGCGCCATCACGCCGACGACGGCGACCTGCTCGTCAGGTGCGCGCGCGGCGACGACATGGCGTGGATCGACCTCCTCGACCGCTACGAGCGGCTGGTCTTCTCCGTCCCGCTGGGCTACGGGTTGTCACGTGACGAGGCGGCCGACATCGCGCAGTCCGTCTTCACCGAGCTGCTGCGCAACATCGACTGGGTCAGTGACCCCAGCGCCCTCGGGAGCTGGCTGGCCACCGTCGCCAGGCGGACGACGTGGCGGACGATCGCTCGCCGCAACCCCGCCAGGCTGTCGGTGGACACCGTCGACCCCGACCCCGACGTGGATCCGTGGCACGACTGGATGGACACGTGGACCGACCGGACGTGGGTCGTCGAGGCCGTGCTCGCCCTCGCCGCACCGTGTCGTGACCTGCTCGTGTCGTTGTACCTGGATCCCGGCCAGCCGACCTACGAGGAGGTCGCCCACCGACTGGGCCGACCCATCGGCTCCATCGGCCCCACGCGCGGCCGCTGCCTCGACAAGCTCCGCACCGCCATGATCGACCTGGACGAACACGCATGAACCCCGAACCCTCCACGTCGCGGATCATGGACTTCCTCGAGGGCCGCATGAGCCCGGCCCGGGCCGAGGAGGTCCGCCGGGGCCTCGCCCGCGAATCGGAGGACGTCCGTGCGCGCCTGCGCTGGCTGC
Proteins encoded in this region:
- a CDS encoding sensor histidine kinase, with amino-acid sequence MTIGRETFRPLLWLSAALAVHLLLTVAIPDLRIAVTSGSVRLALEVVMVSVMAGAAMLMALLERSGLPTGRDAFVAALVVQCLATIVFGIAPSLLDRPPDLIGSYYPWLVGRYIAGLLLTAAALRARPGRVAPAVLVAVVSVLVVEIAISLSDPFVPLEVASDGTVTPQPLHYLLEIVPAGLFAWGALAASDHAATTGDPLDRWFSLALVVGAFAQVHDALFPAALGPVVTSTDVLSLGLSALLLVGVGLQVRNLLQQRDRAVGLLREDLRSSGRVLQEVRAAREREAAFVSVITHELTSPVAAINAQAHVLEAKAPASLHDPVMAVRDEAARLAVLVRRMEELRRLDDAEFSVQQRPVAIVPLLDEAASFARSMPEALHAVVDAAPARVLADPVRLGQVLRNVVANAARHAPAGSLLHISGRRDGGRYVIVVTDAGPGLAGVDPEQLFQPWVRGADATTSEGTGLGLYLSRRIMTAHDGSIAFEDPDQPGARVRIELVVQ
- a CDS encoding MnhB domain-containing protein, whose protein sequence is MRSDDPVLRWAIDTVIPLVLLFALHLLLVGHDEPGGGFVAALVVAGALAVDAIAHETDPRRALRRWLPPSEMLVAIGLLLVAAVALWPALTSAPLLTASGITVPLGWLGKAKLTTVLVFDVGVFLVVVGFAAAVLDRVREVAR
- a CDS encoding RNA polymerase sigma factor → MSEVRQRHHADDGDLLVRCARGDDMAWIDLLDRYERLVFSVPLGYGLSRDEAADIAQSVFTELLRNIDWVSDPSALGSWLATVARRTTWRTIARRNPARLSVDTVDPDPDVDPWHDWMDTWTDRTWVVEAVLALAAPCRDLLVSLYLDPGQPTYEEVAHRLGRPIGSIGPTRGRCLDKLRTAMIDLDEHA
- a CDS encoding septal ring lytic transglycosylase RlpA family protein, whose protein sequence is MRAAFVTAVMALTVTACASTGAVPTTAAAVDDAGARTRAEVLSRYTDDAGIVALRTPDVIGMSAVRADAALGEAGLDMRLVPLDRTQPVTRQFPGPGDPPPPSGTVEVWLGEPPETTATPTPTATPSATPDPTASPSPTATPAPTVDVTTRYVLPPHTPGRLRINPRNLPALPAGTELTGLASWYGPGFHGLTTACGGIYDQNGPTLATRELRCGTVVRITGPTGLTVEATVTDWGPAEWAGRRFDLSAAVFNAIAPLGAGVIPVRVVTVNVPG
- the mbhE gene encoding hydrogen gas-evolving membrane-bound hydrogenase subunit E, whose protein sequence is MTIGLDLAVDGLARVMLGLIVVVGIPVLAHTRASVPALHRRRVQGLLVVFAAAMAILVTADDLLLLYLAWEVTSVVSFLLIGTTHTAAYAREAARRALFVTGAGGLALLVAILVLVQHTGEQTLSGVLAAGVAGTEATVVGALVLLAVATKSAQWPLHRWLPGAMAAPAPVSAFLHSATMVKAGVYLALRMAPLLAGVALWDTAIVVVSAASLLLGGWRALRAQDLKALFAWSTISQLGMLVLVVSAPVPKALLGGTGLVVAHALAKSALFLSVGTIDAATGTRRLDALVGLGRRWPVVGVTVTVAVASLAGMAPTYGFVAKEAALAGLLSGDPVRAWVLVAGSALSAAYAWRVAVMLWSRPTTTVAIDRVSTGMVAGPVALVALVALLGTIWPLGDAVANAAAVAVSSAAGDAHLVLWPGFVPALGLSVASLLAGVALATVVGRLDDREVAPGTTPPVDVVGALLELPARLGRGLEVVLRPTASDRTVGILLLAAGLATLAPTLTDTAALPGIELGEDPAVWAAMLAVLAGAVVAVVTPQRFSAVLSVGVVGFAMVGWFVRIGAPDLALTQALVETVVVLAFLLALRRAPATPSRRDRGRTVGLTLRGAVAVASGLGAAALSLAVSSGQRISDVGQRVADRAVPDGGGRNIVNVVLTDVRALDTLGEITVVGVAALGVLRLLTPDRLLTPDRSLEVR
- a CDS encoding proton-conducting transporter membrane subunit, with protein sequence MTIVALPIVWPLLLAGLALAVGRRRRAARTVGLLGSLGMTVASVALLALVASDGPQVVDVGGWGLPVGITLVADLLACLILVVSALVVLATHVHAMVASEVEQRWPHYHTAHLVLAAGVALSLLTGDLFTLFVGFEVSLVASYVLLMGPASGATLRAARPYVIANVVVSTLFLIAVAATYATAGTVNLTLLAEVWPGLGASGDAIGLLLLTVFATKAAAFPFLGWLPDAYARASVPVAALLAGLLTKLGVYAMVRGESLLGLVPEGLGWLLPVLAGTTMFAGVVGALAQTDIRRILGFHITSQIGYMLFGLALSTAAGLAATVFYVVHHILVKSALFLVAGTVEQRIGSGRLERTGGLMTSTPLLAAAFAVPALSLAGIPPLSGFTAKVAVLRAGLDADAVVLVAVGTVVSLLTILSMAKVWAGAFWGEEPDPAPAAPTTRWSPRAVAGTGVLVAGTLVVSLAAGPVLELSTRAADQLVDPTATTEGG
- a CDS encoding sodium:proton antiporter — protein: MTLPLLLAIAVTVGLGAWLVMDRDLFRIALGTVLLGHGAVLVLLSPRLPGSAPLIGTDGVVAADVADPLPQAFALTAIVISFAVVTLVLALAHQMFDTPTGGPGSPSDDTAGPEERS
- a CDS encoding LuxR C-terminal-related transcriptional regulator; translation: MTLRIVLVEDHTSLRQALAAVIGMQEDLVVAAEIAEADDPLVDALPPADVVVVDLDLPGGDGIDVIARVRARVNEPTGQPPACVVLTGLTDDRELGRAIEAGASAVLHKSTPMPEVLDVIRRVGHGETVLSAADTSRRLQALAKDREQRWEGRLLAERLTPRELEILQLLVHGLGNEAIAAELVLSPATVQTHVRNLMGRLDAGSRLEAVALGLRLGLVDPPPGPDGR